TGTCATACTCACGTGCATTCATAGGCATGCCCACAAAAGAACAAACTCTGTCTACGATGATCGCCAATACCCTCTACTGTCACGCCCTGCGTATAAGTACATTCTTGATCACCCGACAGTACACACGTCTCGAAATCCTTCTTCAACCATGCCGGATGCGGTAATGGTAGATCGGGAAATGCTGCCTTACGTTCAACAAAATACCATGGAGCTCGCACATAATAAAACCAACTGATTACGCGTTCAATGGGGTCGCGTACAACATTCACATAAATTGGCATTGGTAAATTGAATTTCGTAAAATTTGTATAGCAGACGTGTTTAATGAATACAGATGGCTCCGGTAAATCACTTATCACCTCGGCTAGCTCTTGTTGTTGATCTTCGACCAAACGTATGGTTTCGACCTTTTGTACAGCATCACGATGGAAATGAAAATTATTACGTTCCGAC
The Eurosta solidaginis isolate ZX-2024a chromosome 5, ASM4086904v1, whole genome shotgun sequence DNA segment above includes these coding regions:
- the LOC137253993 gene encoding heparan sulfate 2-O-sulfotransferase pipe-like, with the protein product MQSLNALEMNNTRKSELDLVFFNRVPKVGSQTFMELLRRLSERNNFHFHRDAVQKVETIRLVEDQQQELAEVISDLPEPSVFIKHVCYTNFTKFNLPMPIYVNVVRDPIERVISWFYYVRAPWYFVERKAAFPDLPLPHPAWLKKDFETCVLSGDQECTYTQGVTVEGIGDHRRQSLFFCGHAYECTPFNTIGALERAKFAVESQYAVVGVLEDMNTTLSVFEKYVPRFFEGVREIYQSSAEYLTKINKNNFKPPRLHKQYLATHIPQKILAP